One stretch of Anolis carolinensis isolate JA03-04 chromosome 3, rAnoCar3.1.pri, whole genome shotgun sequence DNA includes these proteins:
- the taf10 gene encoding transcription initiation factor TFIID subunit 10: protein MSGAGEGEAGAVAAAAPSAPPSAEAPSKAGSGSSNSPGAGTGPAASSSASAAAPAVPAPGPPAPAPAPSLPAAVLLLPPAPPVPAEGPPSSSSSSSSSSSSGSSSSSSAPNGGLFALPANGEAKPGACAFASAAASPASASSAAPPPAASASAASPSAASASAAPLVDFLLQLEDYTPTIPDAVTGYYLNRAGFEASDPRIIRLISLAAQKFISDVANDALQHCKMKGTASGSSRSKSKDKKHTLTMEDLGPALAEYGINVKKPHYFT, encoded by the exons ATGAGCGGCGCAGGCGAAGGCGAGGCGGGAGCTGTTGCCGCGGCCGCCCCCTCCGCCCCTCCCTCGGCGGAAGCCCCCTCCAAGGCCGGAAGCGGAAGCAGCAACAGTCCCGGCGCGGGGACGGGCCCTGCGGCCTCTTCTTCCGCCTCCGCGGCGGCGCCTGCCGTTCCTGCCCCGGGGCCTCCCGCTCCGGCCCCGGCGCCTTCTCTCCCGGCCGCCGTGCTGCTGCTCCCCCCGGCCCCGCCCGTCCCCGCGGAAGgcccgccctcctcctcctcctcttcctccagctcttcctcctccggctcttcctcctcctcctcggcgccCAACGGGGGCCTTTTCGCGCTGCCCGCCAACGGGGAGGCCAAGCCCGGCGCATGCGCGTtcgcctccgccgccgcctcacCGGCCTCGGCTTCCTCCGCCGCCCCGCCTCCCGCCGCTTCCGCTTCTGCCGCCTCTCCTTCCGCCGCTTCCGCTTCCGCCGCGCCCTTGGTGGACTTCCTGCTCCAGCTGGAGGACTACACGCCCACC ATCCCGGATGCCGTCACAGGATACTACCTGAACCGGGCCGGCTTCGAGGCCTCCGACCCTCGCAT CATCCGCCTGATCTCCCTGGCCGCACAGAAGTTCATCTCGGACGTGGCCAACGACGCCTTGCAGCACTGCAAGATGAAGGGCACGGCCTCTGGGAGCTCCCGCAGCAAGAGCAAG GACAAGAAGCACACGCTGACCATGGAAGACCTGGGCCCTGCGCTGGCCGAGTACGGCATCAACGTCAAGAAGCCCCACTACTTCACTTAG